Proteins from a single region of Rhipicephalus sanguineus isolate Rsan-2018 chromosome 5, BIME_Rsan_1.4, whole genome shotgun sequence:
- the LOC119394652 gene encoding uncharacterized protein LOC119394652: protein MHAAWTAASDQRGRRQSADVSSEQQPGQKAIEALRNWQPSVRGGTPASGNTATELATSGHHVVCALVACLGSCAAGTTLGYASAAMPSIEHETWYDLRHNTADSRWFADILLLVAAPAALAAGFLLERVGNRLMLLLSTFGLLGSWLSLLFSTSTSAIFVARLMAGVFLGAISSSAGVHVAEICPSERRAFFLGFVEVTRSAGILLAYVLGQFFTWEIQAGFCMVPPLVLMCMQRYVLDSPQWLMRRGKKAEALAALSRLYGLDVPVEFRIRSADEMAKTNSNATPIKCAKCMALALLVQLLPELSGVRLLLMRGEQVMLSLMAETEPWDAVGMLLVAGHVALSGMFASLTRIAGRRHLLFLSAFITAVCVVVLSPLQHIVFSHWTVEDRPRLTDWNGIYAVGLLLASYSLGLGHVPALLSTELLPGRVRCIGAASSWAGRWSLAFLLVHEDAWLSAVATSSQGLVPGLILVAGAMLAALVTPETQGRTLLAIEGGVWR from the exons ATGCACGCTGCATG GACTGCGGCCTCGGACCAGAGAGGTCGGCGGCAGTCGGCCGATGTGTCGAGCGAACAGCAGCCTGGCCAGAAGGCCATCGAGGCTCTGCGCAACTGGCAACCCTCGGTCCGCGGCGGCACACCGGCTTCGGGTAATACGGCCACCGAGCTGGCGACCAGTGGACACCATGTGGTGTGCGCGCTAGTCGCCTGCCTCGGGTCTTGCGCAGCCGGCACCACACTGGGCTACGCGTCGGCGGCCATGCCTTCCATCGAACACGAGACTTGGTACGATCTGCGTCACAACACGGCTGACAGCCGCTGGTTCGCCGACATCCTGCTGCTAGTGGCGGCACCCGCAGCACTCGCAGCAG GCTTCCTGCTGGAAAGAGTGGGTAACcgtctgatgctgctgctgtcCACTTTCGGCCTGCTGGGTAGCTGGTTGAGTCTGCTCTTCTCCACCAGCACGTCGGCGATTTTCGTGGCGCGCCTCATGGCCGGCGTCTTTCTGGGCGCCATCTCCAGCTCAGCTGGCGTTCACGTTGCCGAGATTTGCCCCAGCGAACGCCGAGCATTCTTCCTCGGATTTGTCGAGGTGA CCAGAAGTGCTGGGATACTGCTAGCCTACGTGCTGGGCCAATTCTTCACGTGGGAGATACAGGCCGGCTTCTGCATGGTGCCGCCCCTGGTgctcatgtgcatgcagcgctacGTCCTGGACAGCCCCCAGTGGCTGATGCGGCGCGGAAAAAAGGCCGAAGCCCTGGCCGCGTTGTCACGACTTTATGGTCTCGATGTTCCCGTGGAGTTCAGGATACGATCGGCTGATGAGATGGCCAAAACCAACTCCAACGCCACACCAATCAAGTGCGCAAA GTGTATGGCCTTGGCGTTACTCGTGCAACTTCTTCCCGAGTTGTCCGGCGTTCGCCTTCTCCTGATGCGCGGCGAGCAGGTGATGTTGTCGCTGATGGCCGAGACGGAACCATGGGACGCCGTGGGCATGCTGCTGGTCGCTGGCCACGTCGCGCTGTCCGGCATGTTCGCCTCTCTTACAAGAATAGCCGGACGGCGACACCTTCTGTTCCTGTCCGCGTTCATCACAGCAGTCTGCGTGGTCGTCCTCAGCCCACTCCAGCACATCGTATTCAG CCACTGGACAGTGGAGGATCGGCCCAGGCTCACCGACTGGAACGGCATCTACGCCGTCGGCCTGCTGCTGGCCAGCTACTCTCTAGGTCTGGGTCACGTGCCCGCGCTACTGTCGACCGAGCTGCTTCCGGGTCGCGTGCGCTGCATTGGAGCGGCGAGCTCGTGGGCCGGCCGCTGGTCCCTCGCCTTCCTCTTGGTGCACGAGGACGCCTGGCTCAGTGCGGTGGCGACGAGTAGCCAAGGACTCGTACCTGGCCTCATCCTAGTGGCCGGAGCCATGTTGGCTGCGCTTGTAACGCCGGAAACCCAAGGCCGGACACTTCTGGCCATCGAGGGTGGCGTATGGCGATGA
- the LOC119394653 gene encoding esterase CM06B1, giving the protein MHKQVQVFLGVPYAKPPIGELRFQKPQSPESWDDIYDANSVKDSLFKMDSAYETRYNATALSALNDVVVSCNFRLSIFGYLDVETTPGNVGLWDQLFVLRWVQDNILSFGGDPNLVTAFGQSSGAMAVHGTLVSPYSAGLFLRIFLMSGTQNTDSDIDSVCETISKGNAAAKLLG; this is encoded by the exons ATGCACAAGCAAGTACAAGTTTTCCTCGGAGTTCCATACGCTAAACCACCGATCGGCGAGCTACGTTTCCAAAAGCCACAGTCTCCAGAATCGTGGGACGACATCTACGATGCAAATTCCGTGAAAGATTCCT TATTCAAGATGGATTCGGCCTACGAAACTAGGTACAATGCCACCGCTTTGTCCGCTCTCAATGATGTCGTTGTGTCGTGCAACTTTCGACTGTCCATATTCGGTTACTTGGACGTGGAAACTACTCCTGGCAACGTGGGCCTCTGGGACCAATTGTTTGTGCTACGGTGGGTACAGGACAACATACTTTCCTTTGGCGGGGATCCGAATTTGGTAACTGCATTTGGCCAAAGCTCAGGTGCCATGGCCGTTCACGGTACTCTGGTGTCGCCGTACAGCGCCGGACTGTTCCTCCGCATTTTTCTCATGAGTGGAACACAGAACACAGACAGTGACATAGATTCAGTTTGCGAAACTATCAGCAAAGGAAACGCCGCTGCCAAACTTCTTGGCTGA